The window TTCCTTCTGGTGGAGGCGGTACGGCAGCTCAGGGGCGAATGCGAGGCGCGGCAAGTGCGCTGTGGCGACGGCGAGTTGCCGCGCCTCGCGGTGGCGTCCGGGACGGGTGGGTGGTTCTGCTCGTCGGGGACGGTCGTACTGGGGAGGGCTTAGAAGAAGGCGCGCGGGTCGGCGTGCAGACGGTCGCCCAGGCGGATGGTGATGAACTCGTTGTTGTCCGCCTTGCCCGCCGTACGGCCGGACGAGAAGGGGAAGTTGTTGTCGTTCAGGACGGCGAGGGTGCGGTCGTCGAGCAGGACGACGTCCTCGATCGTCTGGAACGGGAAGGTGAAGGTCTCGCCGAAGCCGCCGAGCTTCTTCGGGTTCGCGATGTTCATCAGGTCCGCGACGAGGGTCTTGTCCATGACGCCGTCGTCGTTGCGGTCCCGGGTGTCGGCGAGGTAGATCCGCTTGAACTTGGCCGTCTCGCCCTGACCGCCGTCCCGCTCGATGACGAGGAAGCGGTGCTTGTCGACGGCGATGGCGTCGCCGATGGCGTTGGCGGGCGACTCCAGACGGTACGTCCAGCGCTTGCCGGTGTACTCGCCGGACTTCGCGCTGAACTGGTTGAAGCGCAGGTCACCGGGGGTGTCACCGGCCACGGTGCCCTCCAGGAGGGGGTAGAGGTACCGCCCGTCGACGGAACGGGCCATCCCCTCGAAGCCCTTGCTGCCACCGAGGTTGGGGGTGCCGCCGTTGAGGTAGGGGTTCTCCGGCGCCTTGACCCCGTCGAGCGAGATCGGTGCCTCGAGCAGCTTGCCGGTCCGCGAGAAGTGCAGCAGGAACGGGCCGAACTCGTCCCCGATCCAGTACGTGCCGTCGTACGCCTTCACGATCGACTCGACGTCGAAGTCGGCGCCGGTGAGGGTGCGGTCGCTGCGGGTGAGCGCGAACGGGACCTTGTGGTCGGGGTCGGTCAGGTTGAACCCGCCGAGCACGTTGACCTTCCCGGTCCGGGTGTCCGGCTTGATGCGGTGGATACGGAGCAGGAAGTCGGCGCTGTTGGCCTTGCCGCCGTAGCCGTTGTCCGACAGCACGTCGTAGGTGCCGTCGTGCCGGTTCACGATGCCGCTGAAGCCCTGGACCGGCTGGTCTTCGAAGGGTGCGGAGATGCCGTTGAAGGGCCCGGCACCTATAGCGGCCCCGGACGCCTCACTCCCCGGCACGAAGGTCTCCGCCGGGAGGGAGGCCCATCCGGTGAGCGTGGCCTGCCCGAAGTCGTGGGCCTGCTCACCGGCGAGGGCGGAGGGCGCCGCGAGGGCGGCCGTCAGGGCGACGGCACTGAGCATGATCGAGGTTCTTCTCATGGCCCGCACGGTAGGGACACCTAGTGACGAACGGCCGAACTGCCGAGGAACGCCGTCCAGGTGGAGGGGGTGACGGTGAGGGTGGGGCCAGTGGAGGTGGGCTGCTTGGAGTCGCGGATGTGGATCGCGGTGGGGGTAGGGGCTATTTCGAGGCAGGCCTCGCCTTCGTTGCCGCTGTAGCTGGACTTACGCCAGGCCAGTCGGGTCGTGCTCATAATTGCGCCGCCTTCCTCTCAATGAGCTCTGCGGACTCCCAGGGAGTGAGGGCCTGCGCCCGCAGGATGCCGAAGAGGTGGAACAGCTCGGTCACCTCGTCCGGCTTGTGGATCAACTTACCGCCGCCCTGGGCCTCCACGTATACGAGATTGCGGCCTTCTTCGGTGCTCATGAGCTGCATCGGGCCCATTAGCCCGGCGTGGGTGTGCCGGTCGCTCGGCATCACCTGGACCGTCAGTTGCTTCATCTTCCGGATGCACTCCAGCACATGCAGCAACT of the Streptomyces sp. NBC_00287 genome contains:
- a CDS encoding esterase-like activity of phytase family protein, whose amino-acid sequence is MRRTSIMLSAVALTAALAAPSALAGEQAHDFGQATLTGWASLPAETFVPGSEASGAAIGAGPFNGISAPFEDQPVQGFSGIVNRHDGTYDVLSDNGYGGKANSADFLLRIHRIKPDTRTGKVNVLGGFNLTDPDHKVPFALTRSDRTLTGADFDVESIVKAYDGTYWIGDEFGPFLLHFSRTGKLLEAPISLDGVKAPENPYLNGGTPNLGGSKGFEGMARSVDGRYLYPLLEGTVAGDTPGDLRFNQFSAKSGEYTGKRWTYRLESPANAIGDAIAVDKHRFLVIERDGGQGETAKFKRIYLADTRDRNDDGVMDKTLVADLMNIANPKKLGGFGETFTFPFQTIEDVVLLDDRTLAVLNDNNFPFSSGRTAGKADNNEFITIRLGDRLHADPRAFF
- a CDS encoding DUF397 domain-containing protein, yielding MSTTRLAWRKSSYSGNEGEACLEIAPTPTAIHIRDSKQPTSTGPTLTVTPSTWTAFLGSSAVRH